TGACAACAACAAAGTGGCACATCCTAGAAAGTCTGTCAATGTCTTTCCAGGTGCCTATTTCATTTATCATATCAGTTCCTACAATCAAAAACAAATGGTGATTTTCTCCGTATATCTCTTTTAGCTGTCCAATGGTATCAATCGTATATGATTTTCCGGCACGTTTTATTTCCAAATCAGAAACCTCAAAATGTTCGTTGTCGTGTATTGCCTCTTTTACCATTTGGTACCGATGAAATGATGCTAACAAGTCGCTGGATTCCTTGTGGGGAGATATTCCTGTCGGCATAAAGAGTACTTTTGCTAATGCGCGCTGTTGGCAAACTTCTTCAGCCACAATTAAATG
This Candidatus Brocadia sp. DNA region includes the following protein-coding sequences:
- a CDS encoding nicotinate-nucleotide adenylyltransferase codes for the protein MDIGIFGGSFNPIHIGHLIVAEEVCQQRALAKVLFMPTGISPHKESSDLLASFHRYQMVKEAIHDNEHFEVSDLEIKRAGKSYTIDTIGQLKEIYGENHHLFLIVGTDMINEIGTWKDIDRLSRMCHFVVVNRFPVSTNGNLHKSLFPKGEVSGMKVFSDEKKAEIERLKVVIPPIGISSTEIRARLKSGRNIRYLVPRCVENYIKAHNLYVR